In Spirochaeta thermophila DSM 6578, the following proteins share a genomic window:
- a CDS encoding YaaR family protein: MEPVEPGAGYFFASLHPEAGAPPRGKRSRKGKRVSFRSLFPRETAPEVDGHPGVDEGGGTVQSLEALVDGVHEAGERLKEHPTLSQARAYREAVKRLLSYAVKHMLTLEEHTSGSHLVRRKKYALVRVIDEKLERLISGILLQQVDQLSLLARVEEIQGLLVDLFS, encoded by the coding sequence ATGGAACCGGTGGAGCCGGGAGCCGGCTACTTCTTCGCCTCGCTCCATCCCGAAGCAGGTGCGCCTCCCCGTGGGAAGAGATCCCGGAAAGGGAAGCGTGTGTCCTTCCGGTCCCTGTTCCCCAGGGAGACGGCGCCGGAGGTGGATGGACATCCCGGAGTGGACGAGGGTGGGGGGACGGTACAGAGCCTCGAGGCCCTCGTCGATGGGGTGCACGAGGCCGGCGAGCGCCTGAAAGAACATCCTACGCTCTCCCAGGCGCGGGCCTACAGGGAGGCGGTGAAACGCCTCCTCTCCTACGCCGTAAAGCACATGCTCACGCTCGAAGAGCACACTTCAGGATCTCACCTCGTCCGGAGGAAGAAGTACGCCCTCGTGAGGGTGATCGACGAGAAGCTGGAGCGTTTGATCTCGGGGATCCTCTTGCAACAGGTGGATCAGCTTTCCCTTCTCGCACGGGTGGAGGAGATCCAAGGCCTCCTCGTTGATTTATTTTCCTGA
- the rdgB gene encoding RdgB/HAM1 family non-canonical purine NTP pyrophosphatase, translating to MTIYLASNNRHKKEEIAPLLSPHRLLLPEEEGIEFRCEEKGATFLENALAKAQALHDLVSAPVLADDSGLVVEALGGAPGVRSARFGEEAGRSLSAEEKNALLLGMLDDESDRRAAFVCCMVLLLSPQRFYIVQETLEGTIARESRGTHGFGYDPIFLLPDGRHLAEVSLEEKNRISHRGKAARKLRLLMEDLT from the coding sequence GTGACCATCTATCTCGCGAGCAACAACCGCCACAAGAAAGAGGAGATCGCCCCCCTCCTCTCGCCCCATCGTCTCCTCCTTCCGGAAGAGGAGGGAATCGAATTCCGCTGTGAGGAGAAGGGGGCCACCTTCTTGGAAAATGCGCTCGCCAAGGCCCAGGCACTCCATGACCTGGTGAGCGCACCGGTCCTTGCCGACGACTCGGGCCTCGTGGTGGAGGCATTGGGCGGTGCTCCGGGCGTGCGATCGGCCCGCTTCGGGGAGGAGGCAGGGAGGAGCCTCTCGGCAGAGGAGAAGAACGCCCTCCTTCTCGGGATGCTCGATGACGAGAGCGACAGGAGGGCCGCCTTCGTATGCTGTATGGTGCTCCTCCTCTCCCCGCAACGGTTCTACATCGTCCAGGAAACCCTCGAGGGTACCATCGCACGCGAATCACGGGGCACCCACGGCTTCGGCTACGATCCCATCTTTCTCCTCCCCGACGGTCGGCACCTCGCCGAGGTCTCACTCGAGGAGAAGAACCGGATTTCCCACAGGGGCAAGGCTGCCCGGAAACTACGTCTACTCATGGAGGACCTCACATGA
- the pepF gene encoding oligoendopeptidase F: MTDLPTRDQQSLEDCWDLSSLFPSDGAWEEALTEVKGMLPDLTSYRGRLAGGDALTVGGFLRRYFEVLEEMEALGVYAYLRLSEDGGDPDRQRLWNTYLSWSTEFQSALSFVEPELVRLSETVVEELLHREDLADFRIWLEKLLRYRPHILPEEQERILATLAMPRSLARRTFSSLNDVDLTFGTILTPEGERPLTHGTYLWFMEHPDRTLREQAYSRYLEAYKSHQHTISTLYATQVQQDAAEARLRNHPSSLHAALFADNVPVELYTHLITQVETAIPLLHEYWRVRADLLELHPLRLFDTKVPLVKEVEVHYPYERAVNLVAEALSPLGEDYTRTMRDGLLGGWVDRYENRGKRSGAFSYGSYRGAPYILLNYDPRVIRHVFTLAHEAGHSMHSYYSARSNPFPHYQYSIFEAEVASTFNEELLLSYLFSTTEDARLILYLHNRHLDEIIGTYFRQTMFAEFELICHRAAEEGHALTTNFFLETYHALLEKYFGPAVSIEGLDPYECFRIPHFYRSFYVYQYATGITAAVTLSKAVIEGKEGAVEAYLRFLSRGGSSFPLETLREAGVDLLSEDPYQVLHRVFEEHLEALKAGLSRT; the protein is encoded by the coding sequence ATGACCGACCTTCCTACCCGAGACCAACAGAGCCTGGAAGACTGCTGGGATCTCTCCTCCCTCTTTCCCTCGGACGGGGCATGGGAGGAGGCCCTCACCGAGGTCAAAGGCATGCTCCCCGACCTCACCTCGTACAGGGGAAGACTCGCCGGGGGAGATGCACTCACCGTAGGGGGCTTCCTCCGCCGGTATTTCGAAGTCCTCGAGGAGATGGAGGCCCTGGGTGTCTACGCCTACCTCCGTCTCTCGGAGGACGGCGGGGACCCCGACCGCCAGAGGCTCTGGAATACCTACCTCTCCTGGAGCACGGAGTTCCAGAGCGCACTCAGCTTCGTGGAACCGGAGCTCGTACGCCTCAGCGAGACAGTGGTGGAGGAACTCCTCCATCGCGAAGATCTTGCCGACTTCCGCATATGGCTCGAGAAGCTCCTCCGCTATCGTCCCCACATCCTCCCCGAAGAGCAGGAACGTATCCTCGCCACCCTCGCCATGCCCCGCTCCCTCGCGAGACGCACCTTCTCCTCACTCAACGACGTCGACCTCACCTTCGGGACCATCCTTACCCCTGAAGGCGAGCGGCCCCTCACCCACGGGACCTACCTCTGGTTCATGGAGCATCCCGATCGGACCCTCCGGGAACAGGCGTACAGCCGCTACCTCGAGGCCTACAAGTCCCATCAGCATACCATCTCCACCCTCTACGCCACCCAGGTCCAGCAGGACGCCGCCGAAGCCCGACTCAGGAACCACCCCTCCTCCCTCCACGCCGCCCTCTTCGCCGACAACGTGCCGGTGGAGCTCTACACCCATCTGATCACCCAGGTGGAGACGGCCATCCCTCTCCTCCACGAGTACTGGAGAGTGCGCGCCGACCTTCTCGAGCTGCACCCCTTGCGACTCTTCGACACGAAGGTCCCTCTCGTGAAGGAGGTGGAGGTGCACTATCCGTACGAGCGGGCCGTGAACCTCGTGGCCGAGGCACTCTCCCCCCTGGGAGAGGACTATACCCGCACCATGCGGGACGGGCTCCTCGGCGGATGGGTGGACCGCTACGAGAACAGAGGAAAGCGATCCGGCGCCTTCTCCTACGGCAGCTACAGGGGGGCCCCCTACATCCTCCTCAACTACGACCCCCGGGTCATCCGCCACGTCTTCACCCTCGCCCACGAGGCGGGCCACTCCATGCACTCCTACTACAGCGCCCGGTCCAACCCCTTCCCCCACTACCAGTACTCCATCTTCGAAGCCGAGGTCGCCTCCACCTTCAACGAAGAGCTCCTCCTCTCCTACCTGTTTTCCACGACAGAAGACGCGCGGCTTATCCTCTACCTCCACAACCGTCACCTCGACGAAATCATAGGGACCTACTTCAGGCAGACGATGTTCGCCGAGTTCGAACTCATCTGTCATCGTGCGGCCGAGGAGGGACACGCCCTCACCACGAACTTCTTCCTCGAGACCTACCACGCCCTGCTCGAGAAGTACTTCGGTCCCGCCGTCTCGATAGAAGGACTCGACCCCTACGAGTGTTTCCGGATCCCCCACTTCTACCGCTCCTTCTACGTCTATCAGTACGCCACCGGTATCACCGCCGCCGTCACCCTCTCGAAGGCCGTGATAGAGGGGAAGGAAGGCGCCGTGGAGGCCTACCTCAGGTTCCTCTCGCGTGGCGGAAGCAGCTTCCCACTCGAGACACTCAGGGAAGCGGGGGTGGACCTCCTCTCCGAGGACCCCTACCAGGTGCTCCACCGTGTTTTCGAGGAGCACCTCGAGGCGCTCAAAGCAGGGCTATCCAGGACGTGA
- the rlmB gene encoding 23S rRNA (guanosine(2251)-2'-O)-methyltransferase RlmB: MRSVYITGKRAVETYLVDPGVKERVVCLYVTDPHHHRHFLSLAREAGIRSEVCSAQELSRYVGTHRGFALEVLRTFKEATLEDLCGQAQENALLVALDHLQDPHNVGAILRSADQFGALGVIIPERRAVKDAASISKSSSGADAFVPVVVETNLRRALLHVKKAGFWVYGADMEGQPVHEVDLSGRVCLVLGAEGKGLSRLLREEVDLLVAVPAHGHVDSFNVSVAAGILMYEVRRQQGWF, from the coding sequence ATGCGCTCGGTGTATATCACGGGGAAGAGGGCCGTTGAGACCTATCTCGTCGACCCCGGGGTGAAGGAGCGGGTGGTCTGCCTCTATGTGACCGATCCGCACCATCACCGCCACTTCCTTTCGCTCGCACGGGAGGCCGGCATACGGAGCGAGGTCTGTTCCGCACAGGAACTCTCCAGATACGTGGGAACCCACAGGGGATTCGCGCTCGAAGTGCTCCGTACCTTCAAGGAGGCTACCCTCGAGGATCTGTGCGGACAAGCGCAGGAGAACGCCCTCCTCGTGGCGCTCGATCATCTCCAGGACCCGCACAACGTGGGCGCCATCCTCCGTTCCGCGGATCAGTTCGGAGCCCTTGGGGTCATCATCCCGGAACGGCGTGCGGTGAAGGACGCCGCGTCCATCTCCAAGAGTTCGAGCGGGGCCGATGCCTTCGTGCCGGTGGTGGTGGAGACGAACCTCCGGCGGGCCCTCCTCCACGTGAAGAAGGCGGGGTTCTGGGTCTACGGTGCCGACATGGAAGGGCAGCCCGTACACGAGGTGGATCTCTCCGGGCGGGTCTGTCTGGTGCTCGGAGCCGAGGGCAAAGGGCTCTCCCGCCTCCTCCGGGAGGAAGTCGACCTGCTCGTCGCCGTCCCCGCCCACGGGCACGTGGACTCGTTCAACGTCTCGGTGGCGGCCGGCATCCTCATGTACGAGGTGCGCAGGCAGCAGGGGTGGTTCTAG
- a CDS encoding M23 family metallopeptidase has translation MSVTRNYKRLEEAASRKAFWRIKRLGRAIGGVLGRFGGILKKKYTIMLIPHFEDKVINIQVSLFLLFFLGALLVGVIAGFVWTGSRVTGITALLEQKEASLSSVEANLDKVKGELSELREVAALFKQSLAQTASLLGETGDDPGDDLQEEGDLAGISHELSLSAGDVKELAEIRELKVSLQQAVDSLSQVQNVLNAQKELLVNIPSIWPVQGGRGIITQYFGPSIHPFYKYWYLHKGVDIAYPYAVPVLATANGKVVEAKSDPLGWGNYVVIRHRYGFYTRYAHLQYYLVKKGQEVHQGQVIGMMGSTGLSTGRHLHYEVMIGSEVIDPLKFLNISHQHVVVED, from the coding sequence GTGTCAGTGACACGTAATTATAAACGTCTGGAAGAGGCGGCGAGCAGGAAGGCCTTCTGGCGCATCAAGCGGCTGGGGCGGGCGATAGGTGGGGTCCTCGGCAGGTTTGGGGGCATTCTAAAAAAGAAGTACACCATCATGCTCATCCCCCACTTCGAAGACAAGGTGATCAATATCCAGGTGTCCCTCTTCCTCCTCTTCTTTCTGGGCGCCCTCCTCGTGGGGGTGATAGCGGGCTTCGTGTGGACCGGCTCGAGGGTCACGGGCATCACGGCCCTCCTCGAACAGAAGGAGGCCTCGCTCTCCTCCGTGGAGGCGAACCTGGACAAGGTGAAGGGCGAGCTCTCGGAGCTCCGGGAGGTGGCGGCCCTTTTCAAGCAGTCCCTCGCCCAGACCGCCTCGCTCCTGGGAGAGACGGGGGACGACCCCGGCGACGATCTCCAGGAAGAGGGTGATCTCGCAGGGATCTCTCACGAACTCTCCTTGAGTGCAGGAGACGTCAAGGAGCTCGCGGAGATCCGGGAGCTCAAGGTTTCCCTCCAGCAGGCGGTCGATTCGCTTTCCCAGGTACAGAACGTGTTGAATGCTCAGAAGGAACTGTTGGTGAATATCCCGAGCATATGGCCCGTCCAGGGCGGCAGGGGTATCATCACCCAGTACTTCGGTCCCTCGATCCATCCCTTCTACAAGTACTGGTACCTTCACAAGGGGGTGGATATCGCCTATCCCTATGCGGTGCCCGTCTTGGCCACCGCGAACGGCAAGGTGGTGGAGGCGAAGTCGGATCCCCTTGGATGGGGGAACTACGTGGTCATCCGCCATCGCTATGGATTCTATACCCGTTACGCCCATCTCCAGTACTATCTGGTGAAGAAGGGGCAGGAGGTCCATCAGGGACAGGTGATCGGGATGATGGGGTCCACCGGCCTCTCCACGGGTCGGCACCTCCACTACGAGGTGATGATCGGTTCCGAGGTGATCGATCCTCTCAAGTTCTTGAATATCTCTCACCAGCATGTGGTGGTAGAGGATTGA
- a CDS encoding PSP1 domain-containing protein, translating to MNEQQSPCASCGGCEPHTEGSPAAWVVKVVHTSETEICREPQGWTPLPGDHVIVESKYGKDLGKVLGPVRDISRFLQGRKPEEVLRRIHRKATAEDIERYEHLKGEEDRAFRICIQKIEEHRLDMKLVSVHYLTDEPKILFFFTAEGRVDFRALVRDLVAIFKKRIELRQIGVRDETRLLGGVGICGRGLCCHAVTDHLVPVSIRMAKAQNLSLNSMKISGPCGRLLCCLAYEAETYEVERAHFPPENTRLRYEGAHYKVLEVNILTRQVILAGPEGQRLVLPEEAFVRDEDGKTWSFKEGALSSLD from the coding sequence ATGAACGAACAGCAGAGCCCCTGTGCCTCCTGCGGGGGGTGTGAACCTCACACCGAGGGGAGCCCCGCCGCCTGGGTGGTGAAGGTTGTCCATACGAGCGAGACCGAGATCTGCAGAGAGCCGCAAGGGTGGACCCCGCTCCCCGGAGATCATGTGATCGTAGAGAGCAAGTACGGAAAGGATCTGGGGAAGGTGCTCGGACCGGTGCGGGACATCTCCCGATTCCTCCAGGGGAGGAAGCCCGAAGAGGTGCTTCGGCGCATCCACCGCAAGGCCACGGCCGAGGATATCGAGCGGTACGAACACCTCAAGGGGGAAGAGGACCGCGCCTTCCGGATCTGCATCCAGAAGATCGAGGAGCACCGTCTCGACATGAAGCTGGTCTCGGTGCACTATCTCACGGACGAGCCGAAGATCCTCTTCTTCTTCACCGCCGAGGGAAGGGTCGATTTCCGGGCCCTCGTCCGGGATCTCGTGGCGATCTTCAAGAAGCGGATAGAGCTCCGCCAGATCGGCGTCCGGGATGAGACCCGTCTCCTGGGTGGGGTGGGGATCTGCGGTCGTGGACTCTGCTGCCATGCCGTCACCGATCACCTCGTCCCGGTTTCCATCAGGATGGCCAAGGCGCAGAACCTCTCCCTCAACTCGATGAAGATATCGGGACCTTGCGGAAGGCTCCTCTGCTGTCTCGCCTATGAGGCCGAGACCTACGAGGTGGAGAGGGCCCACTTCCCGCCGGAGAATACGCGCCTCCGCTACGAAGGTGCACACTACAAGGTGCTGGAGGTGAACATCCTCACCCGGCAGGTGATCCTCGCAGGGCCCGAAGGGCAGCGGCTCGTGCTCCCGGAGGAGGCCTTCGTCCGGGACGAGGACGGAAAGACGTGGAGCTTCAAGGAGGGAGCCCTCTCGTCGCTCGATTGA
- the dusB gene encoding tRNA dihydrouridine synthase DusB, whose translation MNGHARTESLRIGDRLIPGNLFLAPLAGVSDLPFREVCISFGASMTYTEMVSAEGIVYNTGKTFSLVRRSPKERFWGIQLFSSRPDMLARAVEMLSPLAPTLFDLNCGCPIPKVVKTGAGAALMRDPERVYAMVKAMREASSVPVTVKIRSGWDDLSLTYREVAQAAFEAGAGAVCLHPRTRAQGYAGAARWEHIADLKARHPSHPVIASGDILSPEAARAVLEETGCDAVLVARGALGAPWIFRQIRDLLETGGYAPISLRERVETMREHLERAIAYKGEEIACREMRKHMGWYVKGLPGAARVRERLVRASTREAYLTILEELLPDGESVR comes from the coding sequence ATGAACGGACATGCCCGTACGGAGTCCCTGAGGATAGGGGACCGTCTCATCCCAGGCAATCTGTTCCTCGCCCCGCTCGCAGGTGTCTCGGACCTCCCCTTCCGGGAGGTCTGCATCTCCTTCGGCGCATCCATGACCTATACGGAGATGGTCTCGGCGGAAGGAATCGTCTACAATACGGGAAAGACATTTTCCCTCGTCCGGAGAAGCCCGAAGGAACGATTCTGGGGCATACAGCTGTTCAGCTCACGTCCCGATATGCTCGCCCGTGCCGTGGAGATGCTCAGTCCCCTCGCCCCCACCCTCTTCGACCTCAACTGTGGATGTCCCATCCCCAAGGTGGTGAAAACCGGTGCAGGGGCGGCACTCATGAGAGACCCGGAACGCGTGTACGCCATGGTGAAGGCCATGAGGGAAGCCTCATCCGTACCGGTGACCGTGAAGATCCGCTCGGGATGGGACGACCTCTCGCTCACCTACCGGGAGGTGGCCCAGGCGGCCTTCGAGGCGGGAGCAGGAGCGGTCTGCCTCCATCCCCGTACCCGGGCTCAAGGCTATGCCGGAGCCGCCCGATGGGAACACATCGCAGATCTCAAGGCACGACATCCCTCACACCCGGTCATCGCTTCGGGCGACATCCTCTCCCCCGAAGCCGCGCGGGCGGTCCTGGAGGAGACGGGTTGTGACGCCGTGTTGGTTGCCCGTGGGGCTCTCGGCGCTCCGTGGATCTTCCGCCAGATCCGCGACCTGCTGGAAACGGGCGGGTATGCACCCATCTCCCTTCGGGAACGGGTGGAGACGATGCGCGAGCATCTCGAGCGTGCCATCGCATACAAGGGAGAAGAGATCGCCTGCAGGGAGATGAGGAAGCACATGGGCTGGTACGTGAAAGGTCTTCCCGGCGCCGCTCGGGTGAGGGAACGTCTCGTGAGGGCCTCGACCCGGGAGGCCTACCTCACCATCCTGGAGGAACTCCTCCCGGATGGGGAATCCGTCCGCTAG
- a CDS encoding bactofilin family protein yields MSETHVNSVIGAGTLLEGTIKGAHFLRVDGDVIGTIEVSGEVVIGKNARCEGVLRAGKVTVGGVFRGEMEVRKGVHLLSSGVVMGTVRAPALRIDEGAVFHARCAVRPEAAQDGDTPVIHPSRAAG; encoded by the coding sequence ATGAGCGAGACACACGTCAATTCCGTCATCGGCGCAGGTACACTCCTGGAGGGCACGATAAAGGGTGCCCACTTCCTCCGTGTCGACGGGGATGTGATAGGGACCATCGAGGTGAGTGGAGAGGTGGTCATCGGAAAGAACGCCCGCTGTGAGGGAGTGCTCAGGGCGGGGAAGGTGACGGTCGGTGGGGTCTTCAGGGGCGAGATGGAGGTGAGGAAGGGGGTTCATCTCCTTTCCTCCGGGGTGGTGATGGGGACCGTGCGGGCGCCGGCCCTCAGGATCGATGAGGGTGCGGTTTTCCATGCCCGGTGTGCGGTCCGTCCGGAGGCAGCCCAGGACGGGGACACGCCGGTCATCCATCCTTCCAGGGCGGCGGGCTGA
- a CDS encoding TatD family hydrolase, with protein sequence MRLFDSHAHIGLIHEDPIEQLIVVQEAKQAGVVGIVSICNSLRDFSTVYENLKSVSHVYHAVGVAPSEVTSPGRDWELKIEESVRLPRVVAIGETGLDYYRKFGDRDSQIELFIRQLELAEKFDLPVIIHNREAGKDVLEILREKLPPRGGILHCFSENWDFARKALELNLYISFAGNVTYRNARDLQEVARKIPLDRMLVETESPFMVPSVYRGKRNRPSYLAETVKFLAEIREESPEEIAEVTCQNALTFFRIAQ encoded by the coding sequence ATGCGATTGTTTGACTCGCATGCACATATAGGACTGATCCACGAAGACCCCATCGAGCAGCTCATCGTCGTTCAGGAGGCGAAGCAGGCGGGCGTGGTGGGCATCGTGAGCATCTGCAACAGCCTGCGCGATTTCTCCACCGTCTATGAAAACCTCAAGTCGGTCTCTCATGTATACCACGCCGTGGGGGTCGCGCCTTCAGAGGTCACCAGTCCCGGGAGAGACTGGGAACTCAAGATCGAGGAGAGCGTACGCCTCCCCCGTGTTGTAGCTATCGGCGAAACAGGTCTGGATTATTACCGAAAATTCGGCGATCGGGACTCCCAGATCGAACTGTTCATCAGGCAGCTTGAACTGGCCGAGAAGTTCGACCTCCCCGTGATCATTCACAACCGTGAAGCGGGCAAAGACGTGCTCGAGATACTGCGGGAGAAGCTTCCCCCTCGCGGCGGCATTCTGCACTGTTTCTCCGAAAATTGGGACTTCGCCCGGAAGGCCCTCGAACTCAATCTCTACATCTCCTTCGCGGGAAACGTGACCTACAGGAACGCCCGCGACCTCCAGGAAGTCGCACGTAAGATTCCCCTCGACCGCATGCTGGTGGAGACCGAGAGTCCCTTCATGGTCCCCTCGGTCTATCGAGGGAAGCGTAACCGTCCCTCATACCTGGCGGAGACCGTGAAGTTTCTCGCCGAGATCAGGGAGGAGAGTCCCGAGGAGATCGCCGAGGTCACGTGTCAAAACGCCCTCACCTTCTTCCGGATAGCACAATAG
- the rpsT gene encoding 30S ribosomal protein S20, translated as MATKSALKRHRQSVKRYLRNKAAKSRIRTEVKKFLAAVGEGDKEKAEAQLRVAVKYLDTYARKGIIHPNTAARKKSRLYKKLNAMSAG; from the coding sequence TTGGCTACCAAGAGTGCATTGAAGCGGCACAGGCAGAGTGTGAAGCGCTATCTGCGGAACAAGGCTGCGAAGAGCCGTATACGGACCGAGGTGAAGAAGTTCCTGGCTGCGGTGGGCGAGGGCGACAAGGAGAAGGCCGAGGCCCAGCTGCGTGTGGCGGTGAAGTATCTCGACACCTATGCGAGGAAAGGCATCATCCACCCGAACACGGCGGCCCGGAAGAAGTCCCGCCTCTACAAGAAGTTGAATGCCATGAGTGCGGGATAA
- the lnt gene encoding apolipoprotein N-acyltransferase: MRVWCEGRTGGGRFCLLVVSSILFALSFPNHVVLEGIPLLAYVALVPVFPVVRYGRWFEMPFYGIFYGFLSYALFNYWLAPFHPLAIIIVPVIYATYFLMVFPLLKLADVLFPRRGYLVQTLVWIGYEYLKTTGFLGYAYGIMGYSQYAFLPLIQIADVTGVWGVSLLVVFPSAFLGWGLMHGVHRLREWCARERWVIAGYGLLLLVALVYGLFAPVDYSTAPRWKVALVQHDKDPWKGGLAAYRDGLERLMRLSDEALEEDPRIEAVVWSETAFVPSIYWHLHVGTDPESTALVNRLLTYLDSRDPVVFVFGNDDGRPVKDAQGRMSRVDYNAVYVWKDGELLGPYRKIHLVPFTEHFPYERQLPGIYQWLKNADTHFWEKGSDYTVFDLGKVRLSTLVCFEDTFGYLSREFVRRGAEVLVNLTNDSWSGLPSNAMQHMTISVFRAVENRRSLVRSTNGGITTAISPNGEILASLPPFVQDYLVCEVPVFTGRTTLYTRWGDWFAWFVLSLASLLLAGGLVFRLGRRLLRSR; this comes from the coding sequence ATGCGGGTATGGTGCGAGGGACGGACGGGAGGCGGGAGGTTCTGTCTCCTGGTGGTGAGCAGCATTCTTTTCGCCCTCTCTTTCCCCAATCATGTCGTTCTCGAAGGGATCCCTCTTCTCGCCTATGTCGCACTGGTGCCGGTCTTTCCGGTGGTACGGTACGGCCGTTGGTTCGAGATGCCCTTCTACGGTATCTTCTACGGCTTTCTTTCGTACGCCCTGTTCAACTACTGGCTCGCTCCGTTCCACCCGTTGGCGATCATCATCGTGCCGGTGATCTATGCCACCTATTTCCTGATGGTCTTCCCCCTGCTCAAACTCGCCGACGTACTGTTTCCCAGGCGGGGGTATCTGGTCCAGACCCTCGTCTGGATCGGGTACGAGTACCTCAAGACCACCGGCTTCCTGGGCTACGCCTACGGGATCATGGGGTATTCCCAGTACGCCTTCCTCCCTCTCATCCAGATCGCGGACGTGACCGGGGTCTGGGGTGTCTCTCTCCTCGTGGTCTTCCCTTCGGCCTTCCTTGGATGGGGCCTGATGCATGGGGTGCACCGTCTGAGGGAGTGGTGCGCAAGGGAGCGATGGGTCATCGCCGGATACGGCCTCCTTCTCCTCGTTGCGCTCGTCTACGGCCTCTTCGCCCCGGTGGACTACTCGACGGCTCCGAGGTGGAAGGTGGCCCTCGTCCAGCACGACAAGGACCCGTGGAAGGGCGGGCTCGCGGCCTACCGTGACGGGCTCGAACGCCTCATGCGGTTGAGCGACGAGGCTCTCGAGGAGGATCCCAGGATCGAGGCCGTGGTCTGGTCCGAGACGGCCTTCGTGCCCAGCATCTACTGGCACCTCCACGTGGGAACGGATCCCGAGTCCACGGCGCTCGTGAACCGCCTCCTCACATATCTCGATTCACGGGATCCGGTGGTGTTCGTGTTCGGGAACGACGACGGCCGGCCGGTGAAGGATGCACAGGGCAGGATGTCTCGCGTGGACTACAACGCGGTCTACGTGTGGAAGGACGGCGAGCTCCTCGGGCCGTACCGCAAGATCCATCTCGTGCCCTTCACCGAGCACTTCCCCTATGAACGTCAGCTGCCGGGGATCTACCAGTGGCTCAAGAACGCCGACACCCACTTCTGGGAGAAGGGCTCCGATTACACGGTGTTCGACCTGGGCAAGGTGAGGCTTTCCACCCTCGTGTGCTTCGAGGACACCTTCGGGTACCTTTCCCGGGAGTTCGTCCGGCGGGGGGCGGAGGTGCTCGTGAACCTCACCAACGACAGCTGGTCCGGGCTCCCGAGCAATGCGATGCAACACATGACGATCTCGGTCTTCAGGGCGGTGGAGAACAGGCGGTCCCTCGTACGGAGTACGAACGGGGGGATCACCACCGCCATCTCCCCCAACGGCGAGATCCTCGCCAGCCTCCCCCCGTTCGTGCAGGACTACCTCGTCTGTGAGGTGCCTGTCTTCACCGGACGCACGACCCTCTATACCCGTTGGGGCGACTGGTTCGCCTGGTTCGTCCTCTCCCTTGCCTCCCTCCTCCTCGCAGGGGGCCTCGTCTTCCGCCTCGGAAGACGCCTCCTCCGTTCGCGTTGA
- a CDS encoding HU family DNA-binding protein, with protein sequence MARKTEKLTKAQIVENISQHCDLSKKDIQFVIDSFFSEVKRALVEGKTVELRGFGTFEIRVRKGRERARNPKTGEIVKVEDHGVAVFRPGKELKDSVWNVRM encoded by the coding sequence GTGGCAAGGAAGACGGAAAAACTGACCAAGGCCCAGATCGTTGAGAATATTTCGCAGCACTGTGACCTGAGCAAGAAGGATATCCAGTTCGTCATCGATTCTTTTTTTTCCGAGGTGAAGCGGGCACTTGTGGAAGGAAAGACCGTGGAACTGCGGGGGTTCGGGACCTTCGAGATCCGCGTGAGGAAGGGCAGGGAGCGTGCCCGCAATCCGAAGACGGGTGAGATCGTGAAGGTCGAGGATCATGGAGTGGCGGTCTTCCGTCCGGGCAAGGAACTGAAAGATTCCGTGTGGAACGTGAGGATGTGA